From the Leifsonia sp. AG29 genome, one window contains:
- a CDS encoding barstar family protein — translation MAVWNADNQDPGFSLVQNGFVSKFRSRMILDDAIWTLQAAGYRIVRLDAGSWADESAMHQSFSTALQFPDYYGRNLNALGDSLGDVAELDYGWAENETGLVIVIDNFDHFHSAMPDLAVTVLDIISGAALRGALLGNRVLCLIRSDDPWLEPGPIGGYSPEWNPREWRTTDRLDQ, via the coding sequence GTGGCGGTATGGAACGCGGACAACCAGGACCCAGGGTTCAGCCTGGTGCAAAACGGCTTCGTCTCGAAGTTTCGCTCGCGGATGATCCTGGATGACGCAATCTGGACGCTCCAAGCGGCTGGCTATCGAATCGTCCGACTGGACGCCGGATCCTGGGCTGACGAAAGCGCTATGCACCAGTCGTTCTCGACGGCGCTCCAGTTCCCGGACTACTACGGACGAAACCTCAACGCGTTGGGCGATTCTCTCGGCGATGTCGCCGAGCTCGACTACGGATGGGCAGAGAACGAAACGGGTTTGGTCATCGTGATCGACAACTTCGATCATTTCCATTCAGCGATGCCAGACCTCGCGGTCACAGTTCTGGACATCATCAGCGGTGCCGCTTTGCGGGGTGCGTTGCTCGGCAACCGAGTTCTGTGCTTGATCCGCTCAGATGATCCGTGGCTAGAACCAGGACCCATCGGCGGCTACTCGCCGGAGTGGAATCCGCGCGAGTGGCGCACCACCGACCGGCTGGATCAATAA